In Phlebotomus papatasi isolate M1 chromosome 1, Ppap_2.1, whole genome shotgun sequence, the following proteins share a genomic window:
- the LOC129806449 gene encoding titin-like, producing the protein MFREDHFGSLDPVTKRKAVYWASAEDFDALSLQSSEAMDDKRPTPSDTTVPSSSDNQHQRRRSQQKAQFNLRFEQQEPAGDSQTTSIGTSPITNLEESPCDVPRSGRTDSPSLKLVIGRKELKTNDASAVSESRLTLYGTQDVEISISSQSRISVTTTHSTSTSSSSRGESREHTTAGEQRDTPKKQRREKVFESEETFGRDGKRREESVVFSNKKSIHLYGSFDSNSESPATDHSYSHHITDTGISLTRGTFTETATSPGIQATSDNLNEKGRLALVTDTALDVEVEELELTDAGLSPIQPDDQDIVNIGFQMATEEDVHFSNMATSPVEFDASSSAVDTSEAGTLTDQVVLKDASSSPLDATTSLRQDLSKLKEEDILMTRRGSGDVKAKVKMLEESVLKSSLSQSSSPLKKVVVLSKEYTPKFGPSDEKLDSSNEDESAVSEESIPPIHEMIMQIEKRIADEGSSRLVTISDPRSPLKRSTRSTKVPHPRERDDESLILEDIENQVVKSSEISFSEQKIPEQDDQRRISKLIHALENNQKFDEIDATSQNLQEIQEAVCEVQMTKKTISQLTDTDEDVDILEKPIELSKPDTEKKHVYFSESVHDTKEDKSERRSSKTDTFHSTFKTIEFASNTLAVVDIQNIVKTMESRDARDEMEKVRSVEKVQTQVTETTDLTPIQKLSSQIEKSEITEKTKHTESFENQQIVKTTATSVKESTTETATLVGHLSEQSQKAPLSTPEAQEEIQETTKDEHIEEISELKEEAFDIVTQKTTDRITHEEIVIMKDVTDKVKVSLQKTESPPEIKDSQTILKHDPKVFLAKQDQTYEKSQIDDKEQPKLGEIMVSPMEKESPKKPEVSPKVEEVVVKETIHEIVKKEITTAPKTEDKSPEIPKPEDTVPKAVSPMEKESPKEPEVSPKVEEVVVKETIHEIVEKEIPTAPKTEDKSPEIPKPDDSVPKAVSPMEKESPKKPEVSPKVEEVVVKETIHEIVQKEISSATKIEDKSPEIPKPDDSVPKAVNPMEKESPKEPEVSPKVEEVVVKETIHEIVEKEIPTAPKTEDKSPEIPKPDDTVPRAVSPMEKESPKELEVSPKVEEVVVKETIHEIVKKEIPTAPKTQDKSPEIPKPDDSVPKALSPMEKESPKKPEVSPKVEEVVVKETIHEIVQKEISSATKIEDKSPEIPKPDDSVPKAVSPMEKESPKEPEVSPKVEEVVVKETIHEIVEKEIPTAPKTEDKSPEIPKPDDTVPRAVSPMEKETPKELDVSPKVEEVVVKETIHEIVKKEIPTAPKTQDKSPEIPKPDDSVPKALSPMEKESPKKPEVSPKVEEVVVKETIHEIVQKEISSATKIEDKSPEIPKPDDTVPKAVSPMEKESPKEPEVSPKVEEVVVKETIHEIVQKEISSATKIEDKSPEIPKPDDTVPKAVSLMEKESPKEPEVSPKVEEVVVKETIHEIVQKEIFSAPKIEDKSPEIPKPEDTVPKAVSPMEKESPKEPEVSPKVEEVVVKETIHEIVQKEISSAPKIEDKSPEIPKPEDTVPKAVSPMEKESPKEPEVSPKIEEVVVKETIHEIVQKEISSATKIEDKSPEIPKPDDTVPKAVSPMEKESPKEPEVSPKVEEVVVKETIHEIIRKEISSAPKIEDKSPEIPKPEDTVPKAVSPMEKESPKEPEVSPKVEEVVVKETIHEIVQKEISSAPKIEDKSPEIPKPDDTVPKAVSPMEKESPKEPEVSPKVEEVVVKETIHEIVQKEISSAPKIEDKSPEIPKPEDTVPKAVSPMEKESPKEPEVSPKVEEVVVKETIHEIVQKEISSAPKIEDKSPEIPKPEDTVPKAVSPMEKESPKEPEVSPKIEEVVVKETIHEIVQKEISSATKIEDKSPEIPKPDDTVPKAVSPMEKESPKEPEVSPKVEEVVVKETIHEIVQKEISSAPKIEDKSPEIPKPEDTVPKAVSPMEKESPKEPEVSPKVEEVVVKETIHEIVQKEISSAPKIEDKSPEIPKPEDTVPKAVSPMEKESPKEPEVSPKVEEVVVKETIHEIVQKEIPTAPKTEDKSPEIPKPDDSVPKAVSPMEKESPKEPEVSPKVEEVVVKETIHEIIRKEISSAPEIEDKSPEIPKPDDTVPKAVSPMEKESPKEPEVSPKVEEVVVKETIHEIVQKEIPTAPKTEDKSPEIPKPDDSVPKAVSPMEKESPKEPEVSPKVEEVVGKETIHEIIQKEISSAPKIEDKSPEIQKPDDTVPKAVSPMEKESPKELEVSPKVEEVVVKETIHEIVQKEIFSAPKIEDKSPEIPKPEDTVPKAVSPMEKESPKEPEVSPKVEEVVVKETIHEIVQKEIPTAPKTEDKSPEIPKPDDSVPKAVSPMDKESPKEPEVSPKVEEVVGKETIHEIIQKEISSAPKIEDKSPEIQKPDDTVPKAVSPMEKESPKELEVSPKVEEVVVKETIHEIVQKEIFSAPKIEDKSPEIQKPDDTVPKAVSPMEKESPKEPEVSPKVEEVVVKETIHEIVQKEIPTAPKTEDKSPEIPKPDDTVPKAVSPMEKESPKELEVSPKVEEVVVKETIHEIVKKEIPTAPKTEDKSPEIPKPDDSVPKAVSPMEKESPKEPEVSPKVEEVVVKETIHEIVQKEIPTAPKTEDKSPEIPKPDDSVPKAVSPMEKESPKEPEVSPKVEEVVVKETIHEIIQKEISSAPKIEDKSPEIPNRGGRGEGDNS; encoded by the exons ATGTTCCGTGAGGATCACTTTGGAAGTCTCGATCCAGTCACAAAACGAAAAGCTGTGTATTGGGCCTCAGCTGAAGACTTCGATGCACTTAGTTTGCAGTCATCTGAAGCAATGGATGACAAACGTCCCACACCATCAGACACAACGGTTCCCTCTTCCAGTGATAATCAGCATCAGAGGAGGCGATCACAGCAAAAAGCTCAGTTCAATCTGCGCTTTGAACAACAGGAACCGGCTGGAGATTCGCAGACGACCAGCATCGGAACGTCACCAATCACCAATTTGGAGGAGTCACCATGTGATGTACCCAGGTCGGGGCGTACTGACTCACCCTCCCTGAAATTAGTGATTGGCCGTAAAGAGCTGAAGACGAACGACGCATCTGCAGTTAGCGAAAGTCGCCTGACCCTTTATGGGACTCAGGATGTTGAAATTTCCATAAGTAGTCAGTCCAGGATTAGTGTTACTACAACACATAGCACTAGTACTAGTAGTAGCAGTCGCGGAGAGAGCCGCGAGCACACCACAGCAGGTGAACAGCGTGATACGCCCAAGAAACAAAGGCGAGAAAAGGTGTTTGAGTCAGAGGAAACCTTTGGGCGTGATGGTAAGAGGCGGGAGGAATCTGTGGTGTTCTCTAACAAAAAGAGCATTCACTTGTACGGGAGCTTCGACTCAAATAGCGAATCACCAGCCACTGATCATAGCTATTCACACCATATTACAGACACTGGTATTTCCCTTACACGTGGCACCTTCACTGAAACAGCAACAAGCCCTGGTATCCAAGCAACATCAGATAATTTGAATGAGAAAGGTCGTTTGGCACTGGTCACTGACACAGCTCTCGATGTTGAGGTGGAGGAACTTGAACTTACTGATGCAGGTTTGAGTCCCATTCAACCCGATGATCAAGATATAGTCAATATTGGTTTTCAAATGGCTACAGAAGAAGATGTTCATTTCTCTAATATGGCTACAAGTCCCGTTGAATTTGATGCTTCCAGTTCCGCTGTAGATACTTCCGAAGCAGGTACCCTTACTGATCAGGTTGTTTTAAAGGACGCATCCTCAAGTCCACTTGATGCAACTACGAGTCTTAGACAAGATCTGTCCAAACTTAAAGAAGAAGATATCCTTATGACCCGGCGAGGTTCCGGGGATGTAAAGGCCAAAGTAAAGATGCTTGAGGAAAGTGTCCTCAAGTCTTCCTTGTCACAGTCTTCGTCCCCATTGAAAAAGGTTGTTGTCCTTTCCAAAGAGTATACCCCCAAATTTGGCCCGTCTGATGAAAAACTCGATTCAAGCAATGAAGATGAATCAGCGGTGTCTGAAGAATCCATACCCCCAATTCATGAGATGATTATGCAAATTGAAAAGAGAATTGCTGACGAAGGTTCGAGTCGTCTCGTGACTATATCTGATCCTCGTAGTCCATTGAAGCGTTCCACAAGATCCACAAAAGTCCCACATCCTCGTGAAAGGGATGATGAATCCTTAATATTAGAAGATATTGAGAATCAGGTTGTAAAATCCTCTGAAATCAGTTTTAGTGAACAGAAAATCCCTGAACAAGATGATCAACGTCGCATTTCTAAGTTGATACACGCTCTTGAGAATAATCAGAAATTTGATGAAATTGACGCAACATCTCAAAATTTACAAGAGATTCAAGAAGCAGTTTGCGAAGTACAAATGACTAAGAAAACTATTTCCCAATTGACAGATACTGACGAAGATGTTGACATTTTAGAAAAACCAATCGAACTATCTAAACCCGACACAGAAAAGAAACATGTTTATTTCTCTGAATCTGTACATGACACTAAGGAGGATAAATCCGAAAGGAGATCGTCAAAAACCGATACATTCCATTCCACTTTTAAGACCATAGAATTTGCATCCAATACCCTTGCAGTTGTTGATATCCAAAATATTGTAAAGACCATGGAATCTCGCGATGCTCGAGATGAAATGGAAAAAGTTCGTTCTGTAGAGAAGGTTCAAACCCAAGTCACGGAAACAACAGACCTTACCCCAATACAAAAACTTtcgtcacaaattgaaaaatccgAAATTACTGAAAAAACCAAACATACAGAATCCTTTGAGAATCAGCAAATAGTGAAAACTACGGCCACATCTGTCAAAGAATCTACTACAGAAACTGCCACACTTGTTGGGCATTTATCTGAGCAGTCACAAAAAGCGCCCCTATCCACACCAGAAGCGCAAGAAGAAATTCAAGAAACAACAAAAGACGAACATATTGAGGAaatttcagaattaaaagaagAAGCTTTCGATATTGTTACCCAGAAAACCACAGATAGAATAACACACGAAGAAATAGTTATAATGAAAGACGTAACAGACAAAGTAAAAGTCTCGCTTCAAAAGACCGAAAGTCCACCGGAAATTAAAGACTCACAAACAATTCTAAAACATGACCCTAAAGTCTTTCTTGCCAAACAAGATCAAActtatgaaaaatcacaaattgATGACAAAGAACAACCTAAACTCGGAGAGATTAtg gtcagcccaatggagaaggagagcccgaaaaaacctgaagtctctcctaaagtcgaagaggtcgtggtgaaagagaccattcatgaaattgttaagaaagaAATTACCACTGCTCCAAAAAccgaggacaaatctcctgaaattccaaaacctgaagacactgttcctaaagctgtcagcccaatggagaaggagagcccgaaagaacctgaagtctctcctaaagtcgaagaggtcgtggtgaaagagaccattcatgaaattgttgaGAAAGAAATTCCCACTGCTCCAAAAACCGAGGATAAATCTCCTGAAATCCCAAAACCTGACGACAgtgttcctaaagctgtcagcccaatggagaaggagagcccgaaaaaacctgaagtctctcctaaagtcgaagaggtcgtggtgaaagagaccattcatgaaattgttcaaaaagaaatttcctCTGCTACAAAGatcgaggacaaatctcctgaaattccaaaacctgacgacagtgttcctaaagctgtcaacccaatggagaaggagagcccgaaagaacctgaagtctctcctaaagtcgaagaggtcgtggtgaaagagaccattcatgaaattgttgagaaagaaattcccactgctccaaaaaccgaggacaaatctcctgaaattccaaaacctgacgacactgttcctagagctgtcagcccaatggagaaggagagcccgaaagaacTTGAAGtttctcctaaagtcgaagaggtcgtggtgaaggagaccattcatgaaattgttaagaaagaAATTCCCACTGCTCCAAAGACCcaggacaaatctcctgaaattccaaaacctgacgacagTGTTCCTAAAGCTctcagcccaatggagaaggagagcccgaaaaaacctgaagtctctcctaaagtcgaagaggtcgtggtgaaagagaccattcatgaaattgttcaaaaagaaatttcctCTGCTACAAAGatcgaggacaaatctcctgaaattccaaaacctgacgacagtgttcctaaagctgtcagcccaatggagaaggagagcccgaaagaacctgaagtctctcctaaagtcgaagaggtcgtggtgaaagagaccattcatgaaattgttgagaaagaaattcccactgctccaaaaaccgaggacaaatctcctgaaattccaaaacctgacgacactgttcctagagctgtcagcccaatggagaaggagacCCCTAAAGAACTTGACGtttctcctaaagtcgaagaggtcgtggtgaaggagaccattcatgaaattgttaagaaagaAATTCCCACTGCTCCAAAGACCcaggacaaatctcctgaaattccaaaacctgacgacagTGTTCCTAAAGCTctcagcccaatggagaaggagagcccgaaaaaacctgaagtctctcctaaagtcgaagaggtcgtggtgaaagagaccattcatgaaattgttcaaaaagaaatttcctCTGCTACAAAGatcgaggacaaatctcctgaaattccaaaacctgacgacactgttcctaaagctgtcagcccaatggagaaggagagcccgaaagaacctgaagtctctcctaaagtcgaagaggtcgtggtgaaggagaccattcatgaaattgttcagaaagaaATTTCCTCTGCCACAAAGatcgaggacaaatctcctgaaattccaaaacctgacgacactgttcctaaagctgtcagcctaatggagaaggagagcccgaaagaacctgaagtctctcctaaagtcgaagaggtcgtggtgaaggagaccattcatgaaattgttcagaaagaaattttttctgctccaaagatcgaggacaaatctcctgaaattccaaaacctgaagacactgttcctaaagccgtcagcccaatggagaaggagagcccgaaagaacctgaagtctctcctaaagtcgaagaggtcgtggtgaaggagaccattcatgaaattgttcagaaagaaatttcctctgctccaaagatcgaggacaaatctcctgaaattccaaaacctgaagacactgttcctaaagctgtcagcccaatggagaaggagagcccgaaagaacctgaagtctctcctaaaATCGAAGAAgtcgtggtgaaggagaccattcatgaaattgttcagaaagaaATTTCCTCTGCTACAAAGatcgaggacaaatctcctgaaattccaaaacctgacgacactgttcctaaagctgtcagcccaatggagaaggagagcccgaaagaacctgaagtctctcctaaagtcgaagaggtcgtggtcaaggagaccattcatgaaattattcggaaagaaatttcctctgctccaaagatcgaggacaaatctcctgaaattccaaaacctgaagacactgttcctaaagctgtcagcccaatggagaaggagagcccgaaagaacctgaagtctctcctaaagtcgaagaggtcgtggtgaaggagaccattcatgaaattgttcagaaagaaatttcctctgctccaaagatcgaggacaaatctcctgaaattccaaaacctgacgacactgttcctaaagccgtcagcccaatggagaaggagagcccgaaagaacctgaagtctctcctaaagtcgaagaggtcgtggtgaaggagaccattcatgaaattgttcagaaagaaatttcctctgctccaaagatcgaggacaaatctcctgaaattccaaaacctgaagacactgttcctaaagctgtcagcccaatggagaaggagagcccgaaagaacctgaagtctctcctaaagtcgaagaggtcgtggtgaaggagaccattcatgaaattgttcagaaagaaatttcctctgctccaaagatcgaggacaaatctcctgaaattccaaaacctgaagacactgttcctaaagctgtcagcccaatggagaaggagagcccgaaagaacctgaagtctctcctaaaATCGAAGAAgtcgtggtgaaggagaccattcatgaaattgttcagaaagaaATTTCCTCTGCTACAAAGatcgaggacaaatctcctgaaattccaaaacctgacgacactgttcctaaagccgtcagcccaatggagaaggagagcccgaaagaacctgaagtctctcctaaagtcgaagaggtcgtggtgaaggagaccattcatgaaattgttcagaaagaaatttcctctgctccaaagatcgaggacaaatctcctgaaattccaaaacctgaagacactgttcctaaagctgtcagcccaatggagaaggagagcccgaaagaacctgaagtctctcctaaagtcgaagaggtcgtggtgaaggagaccattcatgaaattgttcagaaagaaatttcctctgctccaaagatcgaggacaaatctcctgaaattccaaaacctgaagacactgttcctaaagctgtcagcccaatggagaaggagagcccgaaagaacctgaagtctctcctaaagtcgaagaggtcgtggtgaaggagaccattcatgaaattgttcagaaagaaattcccactgctccaaaaaccgaggacaaatctcctgaaattccaaaacctgacgacagtgttcctaaagctgtcagcccaatggagaaggagagcccgaaagaacctgaagtctctcctaaagtcgaagaggtcgtggtcaaggagaccattcatgaaattattCGGAAAGAAATTTCCTCTGCTCCAGAGatcgaggacaaatctcctgaaattccaaaacctgacgacactgttcctaaagctgtcagcccaatggagaaggagagcccgaaagaacctgaagtctctcctaaagtcgaagaggtcgtggtgaaggagaccattcatgaaattgttcagaaagaaattcccactgctccaaaaaccgaggacaaatctcctgaaattccaaaacctgacgacagtgttcctaaagctgtcagcccaatggagaaggagagcccgaaagaacctgaagtctctcctaaagtcgaagaggtcgtgggcaaggagaccattcatgaaattattcagaaagaaatttcctctgctccaaagatcgaggacaaatctcctgaaattcaaaaacctgacgacactgttcctaaagctgtcagcccaatggagaaggagagcccgaaagaacTTGAAGtttctcctaaagtcgaagaggtcgtggtgaaggagaccattcatgaaattgttcagaaagaaattttttctgctccaaagatcgaggacaaatctcctgaaattccaaaacctgaagacactgttcctaaagctgtcagcccaatggagaaggagagcccgaaagaacctgaagtctctcctaaagtcgaagaggtcgtggtgaaggagaccattcatgaaattgttcagaaagaaattcccactgctccaaaaaccgaggacaaatctcctgaaattccaaaacctgacgacagtgttcctaaagctgtcagcccaatggacaaggagagcccgaaagaacctgaagtctctcctaaagtcgaagaggtcgtgggcaaggagaccattcatgaaattattcagaaagaaatttcctctgctccaaagatcgaggacaaatctcctgaaattcaaaaacctgacgacactgttcctaaagctgtcagcccaatggagaaggagagcccgaaagaacTTGAAGtttctcctaaagtcgaagaggtcgtggtgaaggagaccattcatgaaattgttcagaaagaaattttttctgctccaaagatcgaggacaaatctcctgaaattcaaaaacctgacgacactgttcctaaagctgtcagcccaatggagaaggagagcccgaaagaacctgaagtctctcctaaagtcgaagaagtcgtggtgaaggagaccattcatgaaattgttcagaaagaaattcccactgctccaaaaaccgaggacaaatctcctgaaattccaaaacctgacgacactgttcctaaagctgtcagcccaatggagaaggagagcccgaaagaacTTGAAGtttctcctaaagtcgaagaggtcgtggtgaaggagaccattcatgaaattgttaagaaagaaattcccactgctccaaaaaccgaggacaaatctcctgaaattccaaaacctgacgacagtgttcctaaagctgtcagcccaatggagaaggagagcccgaaagaacctgaagtctctcctaaagtcgaagaagtcgtggtgaaggagaccattcatgaaattgttcagaaagaaattcccactgctccaaaaaccgaggacaaatctcctgaaattccaaaacctgacgacagtgttcctaaagctgtcagcccaatggagaaggagagcccgaaagaacctgaagtctctcctaaagtcgaagaggtcgtggtgaaggagaccattcatgaaattattcagaaagaaatttcctctgctccaaagatcgaggacaaatctcctgaaattccaaa tcgaggaggtcgtggtgaaggagacAATTCATGA